One Chanodichthys erythropterus isolate Z2021 chromosome 22, ASM2448905v1, whole genome shotgun sequence DNA window includes the following coding sequences:
- the LOC137012224 gene encoding uracil nucleotide/cysteinyl leukotriene receptor-like: MNNSTLNFITPEISTNSTTQPFGLINFLITSIYSIHFLFSIPTNTYVIWLIITGTESGVVSAFFNLNLSISEIVNCLHSLVSIVTIYFSSLSFLMMFLQGLILSGRPVFQCLICVERYLAVVHPVTFLKYKPLRYKVICCTAAWIIIFGSCFYCLFILISQNIHVHLWFFSTQFLLVLSIQLFFLVAVLRALKQSGPGERVRERGEENHMKRRAFHLILITTVSMTFTYVPYTITGFCIIITQQNDGAYWFPGLVCYVLAGFVQPVLYLHRTGKLSTLCSS, from the coding sequence ATGAATAACTCTACATTGAACTTCATCACACCTGAAATATCTACAAACTCCACAACTCAGCCCTTTGGGCTAATTAACTTTCTAATAACCTCCATATACAGCATACATTTCCTGTTTAGTATTCCTACAAATACCTATGTGATCTGGCTCATCATCACAGGAACAGAAAGTGGAGTTGTATCAGCGTTCTTCAATCTCAACCTCTCTATTTCTGAGATTGTTAACTGTTTGCATAGTTTGGTCTCTATAGTGACAATTTACTTCTCAAGTCTCtcatttttaatgatgtttCTACAAGGATTAATTCTCAGTGGCCGTCCTGTGTTTCAGTGTCTGATCTGTGTTGAGCGTTACCTGGCAGTGGTTCATCCTGTAACCTTTCTGAAGTACAAACCTCTCAGATATAAAGTGATCTGCTGCACTGCAGCCTGGATAATTATTTTTGGATCCTGTTtctattgtttatttattttaatctcacaaaaCATTCATGTACACCTATGGTTCTTCTCAACACAGTTCCTCCTCGTCCTCTCCATCCAGTTGTTTTTCCTTGTGGCTGTTCTCAGAGCTCTGAAGCAGTCAGGAccaggagagagagtgagagagagaggggaagaaAACCACATGAAGAGAAGAGCGTTCCATCTCATTCTAATAACTACTGTGAGCATGACATTTACATATGTCCCTTATACTATCACAGGATTCTGTATCATTATAACACAACAGAATGATGGCGCATATTGGTTCCCTGGTTTGGTATGTTATGTATTGGCTGGTTTCGTTCAGCCTGTTCTTTATCTTCACAGGACTGGAAAACTCTCCACCCTCTGTTCCTCATAA
- the LOC137012223 gene encoding chemokine XC receptor 1-like, which produces MNTSTENFTPEASTNSTPHFIAQLSSLDICLFSLLFLFGLLTHSYVIWLIITKSGVASEFFNLNLSVCEIATCLNAIFTLLSFLFSSLTRPIHFLKGLTITGRPLFQCLMCVERYLAVVHPVTFLKYKPLRYRVICCTVAWINSLGSCLFCMFSLISNNIHAYTWFYTLQFLFFFSIQLFCLVAVLRVLKQSGPGERGREREEENHMKRRAFHIILITTVSIAIMYLPYIIIGLSFVSSRLFINELIAFSSICYVLAGFVQPVLYFKRAGKLSCLCSP; this is translated from the coding sequence ATGAATACCTCTACAGAGAACTTCACACCTGAAGCATCTACAAACTCCACACCTCATTTTATTGCACAACTCAGTAGTTTAGACATTTGTCTATTTAGCCTCCTTTTCCTGTTTGGTCTTCTTACACACTCTTATGTTATATGGCTCATCATCACAAAAAGTGGGGTTGCATCAGAGTTCTTCAACCTCAATCTGTCTGTTTGCGAGATTGCCACCTGTCTGAACGCTATATTTACtctactgtcatttttgttttcaagTCTCACAAGACCTATACATTTCTTGAAAGGACTTACCATCACTGGTCGTCCTCTGTTTCAGTGTCTGATGTGTGTTGAGCGTTACCTGGCAGTGGTTCATCCTGTAACCTTTCTGAAGTACAAACCTCTCAGATATAGAGTGATCTGCTGCACTGTGGCCTGGATAAATAGTCTTGGTTCTTGTTTGTTCTGCATGTTTAGTTTAATCTCAAATAATATTCATGCATATACATGGTTCTACACACTGCagttcctcttcttcttctccatccagttgttttgtcttgtggctGTTCTCAGAGTTCTGAAGCAGTCAGGAccaggagagagagggagagagagagaggaggaaaaCCACATGAAGAGAAGAGCgtttcatatcattttaataACTACTGTGAGCATTGCTATCATGTATTTGCCATATATAATCATAGGATTGTCTTTTGTTTCTTCTCGGCTCTTTATTAATGAACTTATTGCTTTTAGTTCAATTTGTTATGTTTTAGCTGGTTTTGTTCAGCCAGTTCTTTATTTCAAACGAGCTGGAAAACTGTCCTGCCTTTGctctccataa